Proteins from a genomic interval of Schaalia odontolytica:
- a CDS encoding helix-turn-helix domain-containing protein produces the protein MASRANYYGGRLGVLLALEGITQAQVAERLGVSQGAVSKVIHGVSPLSEDLAVRLAAEFTVPLSFFARAPRASDAAAVTFRKKASTRAFEERRIGALAQLAGDLWRAASQRSGYYPFTPPDVLDMDADDAATAVREAAGLGADAPVASMTRMVERMGVAVVANLDPQRSYGTTMAGVSRPSASENRPVIATLGPERGDVQRMTIAHELAHLLFDHDLATPPRARSPRERMAFEFAGALLLPAAPMRASIGERSTIPDYMRLKARFGVSLMAIVKRAEGLHLISPGRAKSMYGQINARGWRLDEPVDVPVERPSLLTQATERAWPGTPLKRVSEATGVPTTLITAWTGTNSNAAHQQQGAEVINLAARRALLSTTSR, from the coding sequence ATGGCTTCGCGGGCTAACTACTACGGTGGGCGCCTGGGGGTTCTCCTTGCCCTGGAGGGGATAACGCAGGCACAGGTAGCCGAGCGGCTTGGAGTATCGCAGGGAGCTGTCTCGAAGGTCATCCACGGCGTATCACCGCTTTCCGAGGACCTGGCTGTTCGGCTCGCTGCTGAATTCACCGTTCCCCTCTCATTCTTTGCGCGCGCGCCGCGGGCATCAGACGCTGCTGCGGTGACGTTCCGCAAGAAGGCGTCGACGAGGGCCTTTGAGGAGCGTAGGATCGGGGCGCTCGCGCAGCTTGCGGGGGACCTGTGGCGCGCAGCGTCGCAGCGTTCGGGATACTATCCGTTCACACCTCCCGACGTGCTGGACATGGATGCGGACGATGCAGCCACGGCGGTCCGTGAGGCCGCAGGATTAGGAGCGGACGCCCCGGTCGCATCGATGACTCGCATGGTGGAGCGTATGGGTGTTGCGGTCGTCGCAAACCTGGACCCACAACGTTCCTATGGAACGACAATGGCGGGCGTATCGCGCCCCTCTGCCAGTGAGAATCGGCCCGTGATAGCAACCTTGGGGCCCGAGCGGGGCGACGTACAGCGCATGACGATCGCCCACGAGCTCGCTCATCTGCTCTTCGACCACGACCTGGCGACCCCTCCTCGTGCGAGGTCGCCACGTGAACGCATGGCCTTCGAATTCGCGGGAGCGCTCCTCCTGCCAGCGGCACCCATGCGCGCCTCAATTGGCGAGCGGTCGACGATTCCCGACTACATGCGCCTCAAGGCACGATTCGGGGTGTCACTCATGGCCATCGTGAAGCGCGCCGAAGGGCTACACCTGATCTCGCCCGGGCGCGCGAAGAGCATGTACGGACAGATCAACGCGCGCGGCTGGCGACTCGACGAACCCGTTGACGTCCCCGTCGAAAGGCCCTCACTCCTCACGCAGGCAACCGAACGCGCCTGGCCGGGCACCCCTCTCAAACGAGTCAGCGAAGCAACAGGCGTACCCACCACGCTTATCACCGCCTGGACAGGCACCAACTCCAACGCAGCCCACCAGCAGCAGGGCGCCGAGGTCATCAACCTCGCCGCTAGACGAGCACTGCTCTCAACTACCTCACGATGA
- a CDS encoding LacI family DNA-binding transcriptional regulator, giving the protein MPRKKRASIIDVAQAAGVSQATASRALSGHPAVSSQARVAVRQAAARLGYVRNLGAAGIASSSTTTVGLLVRNIGHSFYGKVAEELQAHTDELGLELLITAGGDSEEGQMQAINNLVGHGVGVVIVASGRVSNEAMQYAASFVPLITIGCGETRPEFDSVRIDPAYEAMLAQKVVAYGHRKVAVTATSHPLAATLHARTATFITQLVVDGVQPHIVTSHSDYGEDLFDGIDRAIDAECTAVITGSDLIAVKILEHLASRGIACPEQVSVTGFDATGPYSSPLLNLTTVAQPVRELARQTVLLAQERLAGSEARNASILVPGEFIEGGTLGRLPEVK; this is encoded by the coding sequence ATGCCCAGAAAGAAACGAGCCAGCATCATTGATGTGGCTCAAGCAGCGGGAGTGTCGCAGGCGACTGCCAGCCGCGCACTTTCTGGGCATCCCGCCGTCAGTTCCCAAGCGCGCGTCGCTGTGCGCCAAGCTGCCGCCCGCCTCGGATATGTGCGAAACCTCGGTGCTGCTGGGATCGCCAGTTCCAGCACCACCACTGTCGGCCTTTTGGTGCGCAACATTGGACACAGCTTCTATGGGAAAGTTGCAGAAGAACTCCAAGCGCACACCGACGAACTCGGGTTAGAACTGCTGATTACCGCCGGAGGCGACAGCGAAGAAGGCCAGATGCAGGCCATTAACAACCTCGTGGGACACGGGGTGGGCGTGGTTATCGTTGCTTCTGGTCGAGTATCGAACGAGGCCATGCAGTATGCGGCTTCCTTCGTCCCGCTCATTACTATCGGCTGTGGGGAAACCCGCCCTGAATTTGATTCCGTGCGCATCGATCCCGCGTATGAAGCGATGCTGGCACAAAAAGTTGTGGCCTATGGACACCGGAAAGTTGCTGTCACCGCCACCAGCCACCCTCTCGCGGCCACCCTGCATGCCCGTACCGCAACCTTCATTACCCAGCTGGTTGTCGACGGCGTCCAGCCACATATCGTGACGTCTCACAGCGACTACGGTGAGGATCTTTTCGACGGCATTGACCGGGCGATTGATGCCGAGTGTACTGCGGTCATTACGGGAAGTGATCTGATTGCGGTGAAAATTTTGGAACACTTGGCGTCGCGAGGGATTGCCTGCCCGGAGCAGGTGTCGGTGACAGGCTTTGACGCGACCGGTCCGTATTCTTCACCGCTTTTGAACCTGACGACGGTTGCGCAACCGGTGCGTGAATTGGCGAGGCAGACCGTGCTGCTCGCGCAGGAACGCCTAGCCGGTTCCGAGGCGCGCAACGCCTCGATTCTGGTGCCCGGAGAGTTCATCGAAGGAGGAACTCTGGGGCGCCTTCCTGAGGTCAAATAG
- a CDS encoding 2'-5' RNA ligase family protein produces the protein MREAEKPLSALPQIGIQPPECIHVTVQRLDLYRDEISDAQWEKLRSQMDRRMAQIAPFTLTFAPPAVQERAVEVISPENPSFTRLIDAVRDSIVDAGLGEALTDPPFGPHFSLAYAVAGTSSEEDRALADALHALKTDNSMECSQIALVEVDQDQEAGIFSFRPLYTWTVGTPR, from the coding sequence GTGCGCGAGGCGGAAAAACCCCTGTCAGCGCTCCCACAGATCGGTATCCAACCGCCGGAGTGCATCCACGTGACGGTGCAACGCCTCGATCTGTATCGAGACGAGATCAGTGACGCCCAATGGGAGAAACTGCGCTCGCAGATGGATCGTCGCATGGCGCAGATCGCCCCCTTCACGTTGACCTTCGCTCCGCCGGCCGTCCAGGAACGGGCAGTGGAAGTGATTTCCCCAGAGAACCCCTCATTTACGAGGCTGATCGACGCTGTGCGTGACAGCATCGTTGACGCGGGGCTGGGGGAGGCGCTCACGGATCCGCCGTTTGGCCCCCATTTCAGCCTGGCCTATGCGGTTGCGGGGACGAGTAGCGAAGAGGATCGGGCGCTTGCTGATGCTCTTCACGCTCTGAAAACCGACAATTCGATGGAGTGCTCACAGATCGCTCTTGTCGAAGTCGATCAAGACCAAGAGGCCGGTATTTTTTCCTTCCGTCCTCTATATACTTGGACGGTCGGAACCCCGCGCTGA
- a CDS encoding ABC transporter ATP-binding protein — translation MTTEHHTQAGALQLRSVTKIYDAKQGQHRAVDSINLDIEAGKFVTFLGPSGCGKTTTLRMIAGFEDVTEGEITLDGQSLVSVPPEKRPMSMVFQSYALFPHLTVKDNVGFGLNYQKLPAAEREQRIADGLALMGIEQYAHRYPHQLSGGQQQRVALARALVMEPKIILFDEPLSNLDARLRLRMRSEIRALQQRLGLTAIFVTHDQSEALTMSDMIVVMSAGTIEQVGEPREIYHRPVNRFVASFMGTASFVAGTVSEVRGDRYLVATPLGDLDTAGVPGLGVGDHVELVVRAENTAVGLDAPGNEQAGEGRDVALEATVRSAAFDGSVNTYVLDTAAGTLEGRSHGMNELHAAGEKVTCVISRESLWVIPADSSEK, via the coding sequence ATGACGACTGAACACCACACGCAGGCAGGCGCACTCCAGCTGCGCTCTGTCACCAAAATCTACGATGCCAAGCAGGGGCAGCACCGAGCTGTTGACAGCATCAACCTCGACATTGAGGCCGGAAAATTCGTGACCTTCCTGGGACCGTCCGGCTGTGGGAAGACCACGACCCTGCGTATGATCGCCGGATTTGAGGACGTTACGGAAGGCGAAATCACCCTGGACGGCCAGTCCCTGGTGTCTGTCCCGCCCGAAAAGCGCCCCATGTCGATGGTGTTCCAGTCCTACGCGCTCTTCCCACACCTGACGGTGAAAGACAACGTGGGATTCGGTCTGAACTACCAGAAGCTCCCCGCCGCAGAACGTGAGCAGCGGATCGCTGACGGTCTGGCGCTCATGGGGATCGAACAGTACGCTCACCGCTACCCGCATCAGCTGTCCGGAGGCCAGCAGCAGCGCGTTGCCCTGGCGCGAGCACTCGTCATGGAACCGAAGATCATCCTCTTCGACGAACCCCTCTCGAACCTGGATGCGCGCCTGCGTCTGCGCATGCGCAGCGAAATCCGTGCACTCCAACAGCGTCTGGGACTTACCGCGATCTTCGTGACCCACGACCAGTCCGAGGCTCTCACCATGTCCGACATGATCGTGGTGATGAGCGCGGGCACCATCGAGCAGGTCGGGGAGCCGCGTGAAATCTACCATCGCCCGGTGAACCGCTTCGTGGCCTCCTTCATGGGAACTGCATCCTTCGTGGCCGGCACGGTCAGTGAGGTACGAGGCGACCGCTACCTGGTGGCCACCCCGCTGGGTGATCTGGACACCGCGGGAGTCCCCGGACTTGGTGTTGGCGATCACGTGGAGTTGGTCGTCCGAGCAGAAAACACCGCGGTCGGCCTGGATGCACCCGGGAACGAGCAGGCAGGGGAGGGCAGAGACGTGGCTCTGGAAGCCACAGTGCGCTCCGCAGCCTTCGACGGCTCGGTCAACACCTACGTCCTGGACACCGCGGCGGGCACCCTCGAAGGCCGTTCTCACGGCATGAATGAACTTCATGCTGCCGGAGAGAAGGTCACCTGTGTGATCTCGCGCGAGTCCCTGTGGGTGATTCCCGCGGATTCCTCGGAGAAATAA
- a CDS encoding ABC transporter permease, which translates to MSIPQLRKGRQLDIPVALITTVTVIGLILLLGIPVARLIGIGVSERGLAAITQSFGANVDTLVNTLVLGLCVGIVGTFIGFVTAFAQVFLTFPGKKLLHWVTLLPTISPPFATATAIITLFGKRGIITYGIFGIENNIYGLVGLVMVLSLTFAPVAYLNIRGMMENFDSSLFEASATLGAQPLSTLVKVTIPMVVPAMLASFLVLFVEGIADLANPLVLGGDFRVLASQIYFAVAGSGDIASAAGIALVLLLPALTVFAVQKYWSNRKSVITVTGKPVGSLKEVTASSVKIPMLVPVYGWIVFVIVVYMTLFVGSFVKILGVDNTFTMEHFWYVQRLGSSAIVTTLSMTLAAAPIAAVMALIIAWLVVRKFPKIGKILDFWGMLGIAIPGTVLGLGFALAYSNPTWLFGKQILPTLAGGLAVGSGAIAIILVYIARAIPTGQQACISALKQINPQVEEAARSLGASQVSTLVKVTLPLVRSGIVTAVTYGITKSMTMITAIIFITTPQTKVMTSQILDEVDAGRFGHAFAYCTLLIGLVLIILMIANLLVNRLNRSTRTVVK; encoded by the coding sequence AGACTCATCGGTATCGGCGTGTCCGAACGCGGGCTGGCAGCTATCACCCAATCCTTCGGCGCCAACGTCGACACCCTGGTGAACACCCTGGTGCTGGGACTGTGCGTCGGAATTGTCGGAACCTTCATCGGATTCGTCACCGCATTCGCCCAAGTGTTCCTCACCTTCCCCGGGAAGAAGCTCCTGCACTGGGTGACCCTCCTCCCCACGATTTCCCCGCCCTTTGCGACGGCCACCGCCATCATCACCCTGTTCGGTAAGCGCGGCATCATCACCTACGGAATCTTCGGCATCGAGAACAACATCTACGGCCTGGTGGGTCTGGTCATGGTGCTCTCCCTGACCTTCGCGCCCGTGGCCTACCTTAATATCCGCGGCATGATGGAAAACTTCGACAGCTCCCTGTTCGAAGCATCCGCCACCCTCGGAGCGCAGCCGCTGAGTACCCTGGTGAAGGTCACCATCCCCATGGTGGTTCCCGCAATGCTGGCCTCCTTCCTTGTGCTTTTCGTTGAAGGCATCGCTGACCTGGCAAACCCCCTGGTACTGGGCGGTGACTTCCGAGTCCTGGCCAGTCAGATTTACTTTGCCGTCGCAGGAAGCGGTGACATCGCAAGTGCCGCAGGAATTGCCCTGGTGCTGCTCCTGCCCGCACTCACGGTGTTCGCCGTTCAGAAATACTGGTCGAACCGTAAGTCTGTGATCACCGTGACCGGTAAGCCCGTGGGCTCCCTCAAAGAGGTCACTGCGTCCAGCGTCAAGATCCCCATGCTCGTCCCCGTCTACGGGTGGATCGTCTTCGTCATCGTCGTCTACATGACGCTCTTCGTGGGAAGTTTCGTCAAGATCCTCGGCGTTGACAACACCTTCACGATGGAACACTTCTGGTACGTCCAGCGCCTGGGATCCTCCGCAATTGTCACAACGCTGTCGATGACCCTGGCCGCCGCTCCGATCGCAGCCGTCATGGCGCTGATTATTGCGTGGTTGGTCGTCCGCAAGTTCCCGAAGATCGGTAAAATCTTGGATTTCTGGGGCATGCTCGGTATAGCAATCCCCGGCACCGTCCTCGGTCTGGGATTCGCCCTGGCCTACTCCAACCCCACGTGGCTGTTCGGCAAACAGATTCTGCCCACTCTGGCAGGTGGCTTGGCCGTCGGAAGCGGCGCCATCGCCATCATCCTGGTCTACATTGCGCGCGCCATCCCCACCGGCCAGCAGGCCTGTATCTCCGCGCTCAAACAGATCAACCCGCAGGTGGAAGAAGCCGCGCGATCCCTGGGAGCCAGCCAGGTGTCCACCCTGGTGAAAGTGACACTTCCGCTGGTGCGTTCCGGCATCGTCACCGCCGTCACCTACGGCATCACCAAGTCCATGACCATGATCACCGCGATCATCTTCATTACGACGCCTCAAACCAAGGTGATGACCTCCCAGATCTTGGACGAGGTTGATGCCGGGCGTTTCGGCCACGCCTTCGCCTACTGCACCCTCCTCATCGGCCTCGTGCTCATCATCTTGATGATCGCCAACCTTCTTGTTAACCGACTGAATCGCTCCACCAGGACGGTAGTGAAATGA